The following are from one region of the Simiduia agarivorans SA1 = DSM 21679 genome:
- the rlmKL gene encoding bifunctional 23S rRNA (guanine(2069)-N(7))-methyltransferase RlmK/23S rRNA (guanine(2445)-N(2))-methyltransferase RlmL: MVSYEFFAACPKGLESLLLEELTGLGASPVRETVAGVYFTGGLELGYRACLWSRLANKILLPLANFDLQDAEDLYEGVSAIAWHEHLSPSSSFVVDFVGTNAAVRNSQFGALKTKDAIVDVIRNATGERPSVARDNPDLRINVRLSRGKAAVSLDLSGDSLHRRGYRQKQGAAPLKENLAAALLLRADWPAIAARGGALLDPMCGSGTLLVEAAMMAADIAPGLLRARFGFERWLQHRNDVWLTIREEAIERKRAGLARTLPEIRGYDADIHVIRSAEANVLAAKLDHWVRLSRKELKDFTLPTHKQLEAGLVITNPPYGERLGDADALRYLYAYLGDRMRSAFPGWSLAVFTGNPDLCHEMKLKAHKKYKFFNGKLPSELLLFDIREQQAQPERKPDAPIELRPVVLSAGAEMFANRLKKNQKQLAKWIKRENIHCYRLYDADMPEYAVAVDVYEGYAHVQEYQPPAKVDETAARRRMEEVRDALPGVLGISQDHISYKTRRRTAGKQQYEKQQVRAVHPLVPVREGQVRLLVDLWQYLDAGLFLDHRPLRLRIANESRGKRFLNLFCYTATASVHAAVGGARFTHSVDMSRTYLDWARKNFAENGLGEQQNRLEQADCLQWLATAKGEYDIIMLDPPSFSNSKRMEGVLDIQRDQVQLIDDAMRLLAPKGVLYFSNNLRSFTLAPEIETRYRVEDITRETLDPDFSRNSKIHHCWSIRHS, encoded by the coding sequence ATGGTTTCTTATGAATTTTTTGCCGCTTGTCCAAAAGGCCTGGAATCACTCCTGTTAGAGGAATTGACCGGCCTTGGGGCCAGCCCTGTGCGAGAAACAGTGGCAGGAGTGTACTTTACCGGTGGCTTGGAGCTCGGCTATCGGGCCTGCCTCTGGTCCCGTCTGGCAAATAAAATTTTGTTGCCATTGGCCAATTTTGATTTACAGGACGCCGAGGATTTGTATGAGGGCGTCAGTGCCATTGCCTGGCACGAGCATCTTTCGCCCAGCAGCAGTTTTGTGGTGGATTTCGTGGGGACTAACGCGGCGGTACGCAACAGCCAATTCGGCGCGTTAAAGACCAAGGACGCTATCGTTGACGTAATCCGCAATGCGACCGGCGAACGTCCATCGGTTGCGCGCGATAATCCCGATCTGCGTATCAACGTACGGCTCAGTCGCGGTAAGGCGGCGGTCTCGCTGGATTTATCCGGCGACAGCCTGCACCGGCGGGGCTATCGGCAGAAACAAGGGGCGGCGCCACTGAAGGAAAACCTGGCCGCGGCACTTTTGCTGCGTGCCGACTGGCCCGCCATCGCTGCCCGGGGCGGCGCGTTACTCGACCCCATGTGCGGTTCCGGCACGCTGCTGGTTGAAGCGGCGATGATGGCAGCCGATATTGCGCCGGGTCTGTTGCGCGCGCGTTTTGGTTTTGAGCGCTGGTTGCAGCACCGCAATGATGTCTGGTTGACGATTCGGGAAGAGGCGATCGAGCGCAAACGAGCCGGTCTTGCCAGAACGCTGCCGGAAATCCGCGGCTATGATGCCGATATTCACGTGATCCGAAGCGCAGAGGCTAATGTGCTGGCGGCCAAGCTGGACCATTGGGTACGCCTGAGCCGTAAAGAACTGAAGGATTTCACCCTGCCCACCCACAAGCAACTCGAGGCGGGCCTGGTGATCACCAATCCGCCCTACGGCGAGCGCCTGGGCGATGCCGATGCGTTGCGCTATCTGTATGCCTACCTGGGCGATCGCATGCGTTCGGCATTTCCGGGTTGGTCGTTGGCGGTGTTTACCGGCAATCCCGATCTGTGCCATGAAATGAAACTGAAGGCGCACAAGAAGTACAAGTTCTTTAACGGCAAGTTGCCGTCTGAATTGCTCTTATTTGATATTCGCGAACAGCAGGCTCAACCCGAACGCAAGCCCGATGCGCCAATCGAATTGCGCCCAGTGGTTTTGTCGGCCGGCGCGGAAATGTTTGCTAACCGGTTAAAGAAAAACCAGAAGCAGTTGGCCAAATGGATCAAGCGGGAAAATATTCACTGCTATCGCCTGTATGATGCAGATATGCCCGAATATGCCGTGGCGGTGGATGTGTACGAAGGCTATGCCCATGTGCAGGAGTATCAACCTCCGGCAAAAGTGGACGAGACCGCAGCACGGCGCCGGATGGAAGAGGTGCGCGATGCGCTGCCGGGCGTGCTTGGCATCAGCCAGGATCACATCAGTTACAAAACCCGTCGCCGTACCGCCGGCAAACAACAGTATGAGAAACAGCAGGTGCGCGCGGTCCACCCGCTGGTGCCAGTGCGTGAAGGGCAGGTCCGGCTATTGGTGGATCTGTGGCAATACCTGGATGCCGGCTTGTTCCTGGATCATCGCCCGTTGCGGCTGCGCATTGCCAACGAGTCGCGCGGTAAACGCTTCCTGAATCTGTTTTGTTATACCGCAACGGCTTCTGTGCATGCGGCGGTAGGCGGCGCGCGTTTTACTCACTCGGTGGACATGTCGCGCACCTACCTGGATTGGGCCCGCAAGAATTTTGCCGAAAATGGCCTGGGTGAACAGCAGAATCGCCTTGAGCAGGCGGACTGTTTGCAGTGGTTGGCAACGGCCAAAGGCGAGTACGACATCATCATGCTCGACCCCCCGAGTTTTTCCAATTCCAAACGCATGGAGGGCGTACTTGATATCCAGCGCGATCAGGTTCAGCTGATTGA